The genome window ATACAGGACTATTTGCGCAACTATTACGTTCAATTAAGACCAAGCCAACCGTAATTATGCTCGGAGATGTTGATCAGCTACCTTCAGTAGGGCCAGGCCAAGTATTTAAAGATTTAATTGATAGCGATGTTATTCCTACTACTACTCTTCAAAGGAACTTTCGGCAGGATTTGGGTGGAAATATTATTAATTTCGCAAATTTGATAAATTCGGGCGAAATTTACGATAGCATGGAAGATAATTATGATGATTTGAAAATGATTTCAGCCAAAGGTGAAGAGATTGTTCCGGCATTAGAGAAAATTGTGAAGGCTGAAATTGCTGCAGGCACTCCAATTACAGAATTACAAATTCTAGCCCCCATGTACAAGAATAAAGGGGGGATTTTCGAAATTAACGATTCAATTCATCAGCTTGTTAACCCGCAAAAGTTTAAAATAAATGGTTTTGCGGTGGGTGATAAAGTAATTCAATTAGAAAATGTGCCAGAAAAGGACGTTTACAACGGAGAAATAGGAATTGTTCAGCGTGTTGAGCAACTACATGGTCGCAGAATCACTAAAGTTCTTTTTGATCAAGAACACGAAATTTCTTATGAGCCAGACGAATTAAATCAGCTGACTCTTGCATATGCAATTTCGATTCACAAAGCTCAAGGTAGTGAATTTAAAACAGTTATTGTCACAATGAGTGGGCGTTTTGATACAATGCTTAGGCGTAATTTATTGTACACAGCCGTAACCAGAGCGCGAGATCATCTCTATCTTGTAGGGGATCTAACAACTTTTATTAGGGCCGCAGGTTTGCCATCGACGATTCGCTTGACAGGTCTAGTAAATAAATTACAACGCAGACTTGATGCAAAAGTTGAAGCAGAGGAGTTTGTAAAACATGTTGAAACGAAGGTGCTTCCGAAAGTTAAAGAAAAACCCGAAACAGCAGAAAAAAAGGCTTATGTTTTGACGACAGAAAACTATCAGTTAATTGATCCGATGATTGGGATGGAGCAAATCAAACCATAAAATTTATAAAAAAAAACGTTGTCTTAATAATTGACAACGTTTTTTAGACGCTAATAATCATTGGAATGATGATTGGTTTTCTTTCAGTTTTTTCATACAAATAATCTTGAAGGGTATCGACAATCGCATCATTAATCATTGATTCAGTGACCCGACCGGAAGAACGAAAACACATCTTAATTGCGTGATAAACTTGCTTTTGAGCTTGATTAATTAATTCGCCAGATTCTCTCATGTAAATGAAGCCTCTTGAAAGAATATCTGGACCTGACAAGATTTGTCCAGTTTTCATTTTAACAGTTGCGCAAGCAGCAACTAAGCCATCTTCACTTAACAACTGTCTTTCATGAATCACAGCATTTCCGATATCGCCAATTCCGTTTCCATCAACGAAAACGTCACTCGCCGGGAAGTGATCCACCACCTTGGCTTCTTCTTGATTAAGCTCTAAAACGTCACCATTTTCCATAATGAAGCAATTTTCTTTAGGGACGTCACAAAGCTGAGCCAGTTCTGTATGGATCTTCAACATCCGATATTCTCCGTGAATTGGCATAAAGAATTTAGGTTTAATGAGTCTTAACATCAACTTTTGCTCTTCTTGCCCACCGTGGCCTGAAGTATGGACATTATTGACTTTCCCATGAATTACTTCAGCTCCAGCTTCTTCGAGCCCATTAATTACGTGATTGACACTCATTGTGTTACCGGGAATCGGTGAAGACGAAAAGATGACGGTGTCTCCTGGAACAATTGAAATCTGTTTGTGAGTACCGTTAGCAATCCGAGAAAGGGCAGCCATTGGTTCTCCTTGTGATCCAGTACAAAGGATCATCATCTCTTCAGGCGGGATATTATTGACGTCTTTTGGATCAACTAAAGTACCTTTTGGATAATCAAGGTAACCTAATTCGACTCCATTTTTTATTGCTGCCTCCATGCTACGACCAAAAACTGCAATTTTACGACCATTTTCGATTGCAACATCGGAAGCTTGTTTAATTCGAGAAATATTAGAAGCAAAG of Xylocopilactobacillus apicola contains these proteins:
- the rnjA gene encoding ribonuclease J1, with product MPTKSKKAKNIRIAAIGGLGEIGKNMYCVEYDDKIVVIDCGIKFPEDDLLGIDYVISDYQYVIKNRDKIQGLVITHGHEDHIGGIPFLLRQLSGINIYAGPLALALIRSKLEENGLTRDCNLIEIDEDSDLDFGEISVTFFRTTHSIPDTLGVAVHTPVGVVVQTGDYKFDLTPVDGQPAPNLQRMAKLGDEGVLLLMSDSTNAEVPTFTKSERFVGKSIRNIMESIKGRIIFASFASNISRIKQASDVAIENGRKIAVFGRSMEAAIKNGVELGYLDYPKGTLVDPKDVNNIPPEEMMILCTGSQGEPMAALSRIANGTHKQISIVPGDTVIFSSSPIPGNTMSVNHVINGLEEAGAEVIHGKVNNVHTSGHGGQEEQKLMLRLIKPKFFMPIHGEYRMLKIHTELAQLCDVPKENCFIMENGDVLELNQEEAKVVDHFPASDVFVDGNGIGDIGNAVIHERQLLSEDGLVAACATVKMKTGQILSGPDILSRGFIYMRESGELINQAQKQVYHAIKMCFRSSGRVTESMINDAIVDTLQDYLYEKTERKPIIIPMIISV